The Pecten maximus chromosome 12, xPecMax1.1, whole genome shotgun sequence genome includes a region encoding these proteins:
- the LOC117338836 gene encoding golgin subfamily A member 7-like — MTQNHKMDDLSRVMTANCAKTFVQRDFSDGTSIKFLTKFPPELDGKIESEQFVRTVTQLNSMFLEAESLGSRNYCESCLACLTAYMSYICFDTHYEKMLKKIKKFVEEQNQTIYLPRGLLLVDPVERGLRVLEICVLNESNGRG; from the exons ATGACACAA AATCACAAGATGGACGACCTTTCAAGGGTAATGACAGCCAACTGTGCTAAGACTTTCGTCCAGAGAGATTTCAGTGACGGCACTTCCATCAAATTCCTCACAAAGTTTCCTCCGGAGTTGGATGGCAAA ATTGAATCAGAACAGTTTGTGAGAACTGTCACACAATTGAACTCAATGTTTTTGGAAGCAGAGAGTCTTGGTAGTAGAAACTACTGTGAAAGTTGCTTAGCCTGTTTAACAGCATATATGTCATATATTTGCTTTGATACTCATTATGAAAAG ATGTTGAAAAAGATTAAGAAATTTGTAGAAGAACAGAACCAGACTATTTATCTACCAAGAGGATTGTTACTTGTGGATCCAGTGGAGAGAGGCCTGCGTGTC CTTGAAATATGTGTATTAAATGAAAGCAATGGTAGAGGATGA